The sequence TCGTgcgttttggcttttcttttctctgttttttactttttttttttttttacaatttcatttatccaaatctattctttttttgtttcattttacaaTAGTATGCCAAGGATAAAAACATCGTTAAAAACCTATACAtaatagttttcttttctttgttttttacttttttttttttttttacaatttcatttatctaaatctatcctttttttgtttcattttacaaTAGTATGCCAAGGATAAAAACATTGTTAAAAACCTATACATAATAGCCgatgattttacataaaaaagtcagattttttcctttttcaacgACTGAATTCCAAAAACcatcgctaaaaatttatttatttttttatttttttatttttagttcttgCTGCCAAAACGAGAACAAATTGAAGAtctaagaagagaaaaagagtcAGCAGTGGACAAATGAAAGAAAGGGATAGGATATGATTATTTCAGGTAAATTATcacatttagttatttatttattttgatatctatttgcaaatattatggatttttattataaattatctattttgaaaataataattataataattagtaTAAAACAATCTATGATTAATAACACTAACATTATTACATATCAATACACGTGCAAAGCACGTGGGATACTGATTTGAtccaatatgtataaaaaaataaatgtaaaatgaagaaataatttatgttttgatgtgtatataaatatgtgcatacaatatatatatatatatatataaatatgattttcaaagtaaattaaaaaaaataaatttattaaataaatttctgttagttcggccagacacaacttagctcggccagaaatattaaataaatttctgttaAATAGGCTGgactattttattaataaataatggatTGGACTTACTCCAACTATTGATTTGCATTagccttttatcttttatctattACGTTAATTAAAATCCTTGAATGTTCCATCACATATTGATCTTCAACAGTTGCCATACTGGTGAGATCCAcattttatgcttctttttttattttgccatacAGGTGTCAGAGGTTGTGGTATGGCATGCATTATGGTTATGATGACTTATAGTATGGTAAGGATAGAGTTGGtgtactttatacaaaattttggACTTCATTATTGTACTTCAGAAAAGACTTTGCCTTACCATGTaagtaaagattttgatttataatattttaaagcctatttccttggttttcagtatttaaatgccattggctttttttcttttctatttttttttttgttttcagcttttctctccCCCTACTCTCTTTATCAGTAACCTGAGGATTGTGTTATTCACTACAAAATTGGTAACTTTAATTTGTTCCATTCCTTTGTCTTATTACTTAATTTCCTCATGCATTTCAATTCTTTTGTGAGTTCATGAATTTCATTGTCCATGGATCTTTAcatttttcattgcttttgtgtgcacatgcatatgatttatatttcagtTCTTCACCCAATATCACATAGTGATATATGAAAAACCAACATGTATTTatgttggggaaaaaaaaaaacagtaaaaaaaaaaaacagaaaaaagaaaaagtagtagGAGAGCATGCAATCCCACAAGAGATCGTGATggtcattgttttttttctctcagtctaaaaaataaataaatagtcaatGACTATGTCATctataatttggtttatttgattcatagtgatttcattttatgtttttctaaaatataatatagtaaaatgGTTAGAGAAGTAAAGCTAATCAAGGATATTCAAGCTCAACAAAGAGGTTGGACAGTAAAAGTGGTGGTTATTGAGAAAGCAATGCCACGAGTTTCTAAATCAAGTCCAAACAAATATCAAAGGTTAATCTTAGCTGATGAAGAAGTAAGtttgttttgataatatatttattttgtataatttgtttcatatataactcaattttaagtctcttgtttttcttatacAGGGTAATAAGATCCAAGCCACAATATATGGTGGAGACATCCACATCTTCTGAGACACACTCataattgggaaaaattattatatttctaatgCTTGGGTTAAAGAAATTGGTGCACAATATCAGATTGTTCAAAATAATTTGCAATGGACTATAAATGGTCGAACCATTGTGGAAGAAGTGACTGGAGATTCAGAGATAATTGTGCCTGCTGTTTACAACTTTGTTCCGTTCTCACGACTACACACTTATATTGATTCTCTATCCCACGTCGGTATGTTTGTCTATATAGTCAATTTGTTCAGctatattttataacttttcatttatatttaattcatcaTGTGGACAAATTTCTAATGATctataacattttaattaacttttgaatttgtttatcatCAGATGTGATTGGAATAGCGATTGAAATCAAGCCAAAAAAGGAGATAATCACGAATGATGGCTTAGAGATTGTCCAAGAGATGACTTTGATGAATGATAAGTAAgtactccaaaaaaataaaaataattattaattattaaataagttaataaacatttttctgaattttgattttaattttatggacAGTATGGATACTGTGATGCTCAccatgtggaaccaatttgtgaACAATGAATGTactcaaattttgaatattatgaatAGAAAACCAATCATAATTGGATGTCGACTAAAAGTTAGCTCATATAATGGTATGTTTCCTTAATGACTACACTACAATTGATGttatttttgaacaatttttatgtaattaaaatagtcagcaattttctaaattagtttttattaattcaattttttacatgcatatttgtattatttatatcatCATACAGGTATCTCGCTTTCAACCAAATCCTCCAGTTCATTTGTTATTGAACTGGAGATACCACAAGCAGCTGCTTTATCAATTTGGTAAACTAATATTGGAGTTTAAATTTAGAacaatttttcttgtataaaaaataaaaatagcaataattaatttgagcaATTACAGGTATAATGCTAATGCTGAAAAAGCCATGGACATAATATGTGGAAGGATTGGTCTTGAGACAAAGTCACTGTCTACACTTCCTTCTGCTGAGGACATCATTACCATTAAGATGATAGATAATCAACTTAATACGGTAAATTTCTTgactattattttgtttataattattaacaacTATAATATTAAGATATGTTTGTACTTTTCATTATGTAAACAGAGGAGAAGCTTTTGGATTAATGGTCACATCAAAGTGACAAATTTGATTCAACCTTTTTGGTACTTAAGCTGTGAAAAATGCATAAAAGCAACTGGATATGAATTTGAACAGAGGTTTAACTGCTTGTATTGCAGACATGATCAAGTTAAAGCTATGCCAAGGTATGCATAcaaatatttgttgttattattattattattattgttattatcgtccAATTATGCAATCATCATTATATGATTGTAACTTACAACTACTGGGTTTTTTTCCCCATTAAAAACACACTAATTAATTATGcatgaaaaatttataatcaatgatattatatttttcatctcACGTGTGAAACATAAGATAAAGCTTTGATCTAAATGAATAGGACAAGAATAGAACAGAAAAAAGATATGATTATACCTTGCACTGATCGATTTGTACATTTGTTGAGCCCCATAGCAATCACCCCATTCTACAACTTTTGCTCATTTATCAATATGCtgcatttaaaagtaaaaacaag comes from Ziziphus jujuba cultivar Dongzao chromosome 6, ASM3175591v1 and encodes:
- the LOC132803973 gene encoding replication protein A 70 kDa DNA-binding subunit D-like; amino-acid sequence: MTLMNDNMDTVMLTMWNQFVNNECTQILNIMNRKPIIIGCRLKVSSYNGISLSTKSSSSFVIELEIPQAAALSIWYNANAEKAMDIICGRIGLETKSLSTLPSAEDIITIKMIDNQLNTVNFLTIILFIIINNYNIKICLYFSLCKQRRSFWINGHIKVTNLIQPFWYLSCEKCIKATGYEFEQRFNCLYCRHDQVKAMPRCRVIVDLIDESSSLSATFFGNQAEKFLGCTAYELMNKSNGVT